In one Cercospora beticola chromosome 1, complete sequence genomic region, the following are encoded:
- a CDS encoding uncharacterized protein (antiSMASH:Cluster_7), translating to MAPRYEVKTWSQLALAIVLTVTDVLHTWICNFIAWSRRKPVKEEMLERLASATDYDEWLKAAQALDLLPAAHSWRLNPVDSQYDFRLIDERRRKLYALRKTDDIPELTSYLRHGLFRNMYGITKLGLYDKTYSCTKESIHMCLDVTVDSIHSIADSATAETRQEGRLSAQEWIDNIHDAKQTFGQTALMLQGGSIFGLCHLGVVKALLHEDCLPRVIVGTATGALMAALVGIHTREDLPKFLSGERIDLSAFAASSLEAKKRNAEELDLVGREAPSSILPDWFTILGRRLQRLAAEGFLLDPDVLNECVEANVGDITFEEAYNRTGCILNIVVSPPTDEIPSLMNYLTAPNVLIRSAAMISHNTNMDPEKRRSRVHLLSKNAKGTIESRPIYLPAQPSISYEQPNESEHPTRRLRQQFNVEHFIISQARPYLAPFVRPSLPYVRGTSRSWIPYILSGLLKHSLQLADTFNLLPSNISRILSDEKIQGDKFTLVPELSVTDWTRLLKNPSKEEMDFWILKGERCVWPSLCALKARMAVEMALDYAWTEVELKKSGKPSSSKRNPVDKQSLVALPPQPVYRADEDGDWQSRKRKTSADQNA from the exons ATGGCACCAAGATATGAAGTCAAGACATGGAGCCAGTTGGCGCTCGCGATCGTCTTGACCGTCACCGATGTTTTGCACACTTGGATCTGC AATTTCATAGCTTGGTCCCGCCGCAAGCCCGTGAAAGAAGAAATGCTCGAAAGACTCGCCTCTGCTACGGACTATGACGAGTGGCTCAAGGCGGCTCAGGCTCTGGACCTCCTTCCCGCCGCTCACAGTTGGCGTCTCAACCCTGTCGATTCTCAATATGACTTCCGTCTAATTGACGAGCGCAGAAGAAAGCTTTATGCCTTGCGCAAAACTGATGATATACCTGAGTTGACATCGTACTTGCGACATGGCTTATTCCGGAACATGTACGGTATCACGAAACTGGGGCTTTACGACAAGACTTATTCCTGCACGAAGGAAAGTATTCACATGTGCTTGGATGTGACCGTGGACAGCATTCATTCGATTGCTGATTCAGCCACTGCTGAGACTAGGCAAGAAGGACGACTGAGCGCACAAGAATGGATAGATAACATACACGATGCAAAGCAAACCTTCGGACAGACTGCACTCATGTTGCAGGGAGGATCAATTTTCGGCCTCTGTCATTTGGGAGTAGTAAAAGCTTTGCTACATGAAGATTGTCTACCCAGAGTCATTGTGGGCACAGCCACTGGTGCGCTCATGGCCGCTCTGGTCGGCATTCACACCCGAGAGGACTTGCCCAAATTTCTGTCAGGGGAAAGGATCGATCTGAGTGCatttgcagcttcttccctTGAGGCCAAGAAGCGAAATGCAGAAGAGTTGGATCTGGTCGGTCGGGAGGCACCATCTAGCATACTTCCAGATTGGTTCACTATCCTGGGGCGGCGGCTTCAACGACTTGCAGCGGAGGGTTTTCTGCTGGACCCAGACGTCCTTAATGAGTGCGTCGAGGCCAATGTCGGTGACATCACTTTCGAGGAAGCATACAACCGCACTGGTTGCATTCTCAACATTGTGGTATCGCCACCCACCGATGAGATACCAAGTTTGATGAACTACCTCACTGCGCCCAATGTGCTCATTCGGTCTGCGGCCATGATCTCACATAACACAAACATGGATCCCGAGAAGCGTCGTTCGCGCGTCCATCTCCTGTCCAAAAATGCGAAGGGTACAATTGAAAGCAGACCTATATATCTGCCAGCACAGCCAAGCATTTCTTACGAACAGCCAAATGAATCCGAACATCCGACACGCAGACTACGACAGCAATTCAACGTGGAGCACTTTATTATCAGCCAAGCGCGTCCCTATCTCGCCCCCTTTGTACGGCCATCTTTGCCATACGTTCGCGGAACAAGCAGGAGCTGGATACCATACATCTTGTCGGGACTCTTGAAGCACTCACTCCAGCTCGCTGACACATTCAATCTCCTTCCGTCAAACATCAGCCGTATTTTAAGCGATGAGAAGATACAAGGTGACAAGTTCACATTAGTGCCAGAGCTCTCAGTTACAGACTGGACGCGACTTCTCAAGAATCCATCAAAAGAAGAAATGGATTTCTGGATCCTGAAAGGCGAACGATGCGTCTGGCCAAGCTTGTGTGCGTTGAAGGCCAGGATGGCCGTGGAGATGGCGCTCGATTATGCATGGACAGAGGTGGAGTTGAAGAAATCGG